TTTTGTTTAATTTCCGCCAAAGCTTTAGCGTGTCCCAGGCTAGGAACAGTGACGCGGACAATTTCGCAGCCTATTTCATGGAGACGACGAATACCCGCCACAGAACCATCAATATCCAGGGTATCTTCATTAATCATTGACTGTACCGTCACTGGGTATCCACCCCCAATGGTGACATCTCCCACTTGTACAGCGCGGGTTTTGCGGCGTTTGATGGTGGTATCAAAGGCAGGTTGACTAGATGTAGTGTTGGTAATTTCCAGAGTCGGCAGAGTTTGCATAATCTAAACAGGTAGATTTTCTGTAGCTAAAATATCAGATTGCCAGAAGTTGTACTTCTCAGATTGCCACAATTGAGGATATTTTAGGTGATAAATTGGAAAAGAACTAAGGAATAGGGAATAGGGAACAGGGAACAGGCAAGAGTTTTACAACTGACAACTAACAACTAACCACTGACTAATGACCAATAACCAATGACTAATGACCAATGACCAATGACCAATGACAACTAACTAATGACTAATGACTAATTTAAATTGACTAAATTGATGCGTAAAACGATATGATATAAGACATCACTTCAGTCATCAAATAATGAACGCTCTATGAAAACAGAAACCGTTCGCACGACGTTAACCATTCCCAGGGAACTCCTAGAAGCTACAGATAAAGCGGTTCTGGAAGGAAAGGCAAAAAATCGGAATGATTTTGTCGCTCAGGCTTTGCGAAGAGAACTGGCAATGCAAAAGCGATCCGAAATTGATGCCGCATTGGCAGAAATGGCTAATGATCCAGATTATCACGCAGAAGTCTTAAAACTGGAGTTGGAATTTGCTACAGCACAGTGGGAGGCTTTGCAGTTAGGGGAATCTCCAAGATGAAAAGGGGTGAGGTATATGATGCGCGTCTAGAAATGACTGAAGGTTCGGAGCAAGGAGGAACTCGCCCAGTGATTATTGTTAGTCGTGATGTGATTAATCTATCCAGCCCAGTGGTTTTGGCAGTACCCTGTACCACCTATCAAGACGGGAAGCGAGTTTACCCCACTCAAGTTTTAATTTTATCACCAGATGGCGGACTCAAGAAGGACTCAATCGCAATGGCAGATCAGGTGCGGGTCTTATCTAAAACCCGCTTTTTGCGTTTAAGAGGAATACTTTCTGAAGTTGTAATGGCACATTTGGAGCAAGCATTGTTAATTGCATTAGATTTACCAGGGTGTTAAGTAGTTTAACAACACTAAATTCATTCGTGGAGTTAGGGAACAGGGAATAGGGAAATTAAGACGGTAGATTAAGTAGGTCGTTTTGTAAGCGCAAAGCACAGGCACCGCTAACAAAAATTACATAAGAATCCTATATAATTTCCTTAATTAACCTAAGTTGGTATTAGGAAAACCTTAAAAAACTAAAACTTATCCTCTCAATATGTCTAAATCAGTAAAAATATCAACTCATTTAACACAACAGTCTCAAGAAAAAGAGAAGGAGGTGCAACTAATAAATGAAGTTAGCATCTTATTAAAAACTTTGATTTATCAGGAAGAAATTACAATTAAAGAAATCATAGATTGTCTTTATGATGTTGGTTCAATTAATTTGATAAATCAAAAGTTCAATTTTGGAACTTTCAATAAAACTCTAAAATTTATGACTAAAATGTCTAAGCCTGCAGTTAAAATGCTTGCTTGGCAATGGGCTAAGAAAAATTCCCCTGATTTGATTACTAACTGGCTGCAAAGTAAAGTTACATTTATCAGAGTAGAAGAAACGCGGGTAGAGGTGATGGCAGAAGATGAAAATCTAAGTTTAGCTTCTATTCCCCAACTTCCAGAGGAGAATCAAATTGAACTGCCTGCAGCAGCGCTTCGCTATCAGGTAAAACGTCTTCATTTACAGGTGAAATTGTTAACAGGTATTTTAGTTGCTACGGTAACTTTATTCGGTGGTAGTTTGATTTGGCTAACTAATTCATTACACTTATCGCATTTGCAAAGTTTAGAAAAACTACAAAATCAAATTAAAACTTTAGAATCTAGTACCGCAGGGCGGAATTTAGAATGAAGAATTTAGAATGAAGAATTTAGAATGAAGAATTAAAGTCTATAGCGGTATGCAGTTGAATGAGATACAAAATTTTCACGAAAAACGATACAGAGAAAGACTTTTAACTCTGTTCCCCGTTCCCTGTTCCCTGCTATATATGATTTCGGTGTCAGCTTTTCAGGGAATTTAGTATGTTGCGGATTTTAATTCTCGGTGGAATTGGTGATGCGGTAGAATTGGCTGCTAAGGTAGCAAATATTCCTGGTATTGAGGCGATCGCTTCTTTAGCCGGTCGTACCCGTGAACCTGCTAATCTGGTTGGTAATGTCCGAATTGGGGGTTTTGGTGGTGTAGTCGGATTGGTTAGTTATCTGCGAGAAATGCAAATTGATCTATTAATTGATGCTACTCATCCTTTCGCTAATCAGATTTCGGAGAATGCAGCCGCAGCCACACAGGAAGTAGGTATTCCTCGCTTAATGGTAATTCGTCCACCTTGGGAAAAACTAAAGGATGATTGCTGGTTAGAGGTAGAAAATAATATTGCTGCGGCTGCTGTTTTAGCGAATCAAGCTCAACGAGTATTTTTAACAATTGGTAGACAAGAAATTGCAACTTTTGCACATTTGCAGGAAATTTGGTTTTTAATGCGGATGATTGATCCACCAAATACTGATGTTCTCCTACCACCAGGATTAATTTTATGCGATCGCGGTCCTTTTACTTTAGAAAATGAACAGGAAATTCTACTCAAATACAATATAGATACCATTGTCAGCAAAAATAGTGGTGGTAATGCTACATATCCCAAAATTATCGCCGCCCGAAAACTAGGAATCAAGGTTGTGATGGTAAATCGTCCACGCATACCCCCAGGAGAACAAGTTCCAGACGTGGAAGGTGCTTTGCAATGGCTAAACAATAAACAAACAATGTAGGGGTTGAAAAGAAATAACTGTTAGTCCAAAATGAAGGGAGTTTTTGAAGCTCTACAAACTCTCGTCTTAAATATGTTGCAGATCTATCAAGGCAAGAACTGTAGATATAACCTATCTTCCGCACCCTCAACTGTCACAATCGGTTTTTACTGTTTTTTATGATGAAATGAGGATGTATTATATACCGAATCTCAATGAATTAACGGATACATGATGCCGACAAGGCATAATTTATATCCAAAAATCAAGAGAAAATCAAGTGATAATACTATGTGACACCCCAGGGTGCGGAATGTGGGATATAAGGTAATGCCTGAAAAGCAGTAGAGGCGTATTATAGTAGGGACGCATTGTATTAGGGACGCATTGTATTAGGGGCGTATTGCAATACGCCCCTACATGAGGATATTCAGATGGCTGAAACTGTTCCCTGTTCCCTGTTCCCTGTTCTCTATTAATAACCGAGACAATCCTTAGAAATAGCAAAGGTTTCGCTAACAATTTCTGATGCTAATTGATTCATAAAGAGCGCTTCGCTATCAAATTTAAGTAAAGGATAGTCCTGATTACTATGATGTTTATGCCCATTGGAGAATGACTGAGATTGTAAAGAAAGTCCCATTGCTAAACTAGGCATATAAATAATATTGTAATTTGCCACATCTTCAGAAGATATGCTCGCAAAGGACAGATTAAATACGCTGTGTAAAGGTAACTTATATAGGTCGCGGTGGGGAATTAAAATTATTGTATCTACCCCTTCCAATTCTTGAATAATTGTGGAAATATTCAAGATATTTTGCAAGTGTAATAGTTTTGATACTGTTGCCGACTCTTGCCAATCTGCTAACCAATGTTCAAATTCAATTAATCGTCTTACCTCTTCTGGAATTGCATCTATATCTTGGATGGGTGTAAACAATAAAATGGGTGATGGTGATTGATCTTTGATAATGAATGTGTGTAAAGCTGCTGGGCTAAGATGCCAATAAACTATGGCTGTGGAGGGATTAAGCAATTGTTGAATAGAGCTATAATTTCCAGTATGGAGTTGGTAATTTAAATCAGGAATCAACCACTTTAAACAATTATTTTTCCCCTGTTCGGCCATTTCCCAAGCTTCTACTAAGTCTCCGGTATTTACAGCCAAATCAACTGCTAGTTGTCCCAAACCTGCAAACTTTAGTACCAGTTGTTTTTTGTTTTCATCAGCACGAGTGGGCTGTGTGAGTAATTGTTGTAATAATTCAATCCCCCATTTTTGTAATTCCTGTGCCGCTACTGTTTCTCCTAAACAGACAAGCACTTTCGTCAGCAATTGCAAAATTTCTAAATGCAATTCTGGAAAATCTTCTGGTGTCAGCGTAGATATTGCCAATTGGTATTCTGACATGGCATGATGCCAATAATCACGAGGTGCGGTTTCTTTTTTGCCTTGCTCGTAGTAAGTATTACCAATAGCTATATGTAATCTTCCCCAACCTTCTGGATGGGTATCTGGGCGAAGATGTTTCAAACCCTCTTGATAACTTGCTAATTTACCCTCATAGCCGCCTAAGTTCAGGGCAGAATTAGATGCAGAAATGCTACTAAATACAATTAGTGATGATTGCTGGGGGGTAAGATGACCAGCAGCCGCACCCCTACCCAGCCAAGCTTCCCAGTAGTCTAATTTAATTTCTAAGGCACTGTCATAGCAGGATATAGCTGGGGCGAAACGGTCTAGGTAAAATAGGGCTACGGCTTGGTTATACCATGCGGGGTGGAAATCGGGTTTGATGGCGATCGCTTGTTGATAGCAGGCGATCGCATCTTCACGACGACCTAAGTTTTCAAAGGACACACCTCGGTTATACCAAGCTAGATAAAATTCAGGTTGAATGGCCAGGGCTTGATCCCAAGACTCAATTGCTTGGGACCATTGTTTTAAACTAAATAGCACCACACCCCGGTCAATCCACACCTCATGATAGTTTGGTTGGAGATCGAGAGCTTGATCATAACTAGCGATCGCCTCTGCATATTGTTCAACCACAGCTAAAGCTATACCCCGGTAGTACCAAGTTTCTGGATCTTGGGATTCCAGATTGAGAGCTTGATCATAACTAGAAATGGCTTCCCCGATTAAACCTAACTTGAGTAATGCTAAACCCCTGCTAGACCAAGCTTCTTGGTAAGTAGGTTTAATGGCGATCGCTTGATCAAAAGAAGCAATAGCCGTGTCAAAATCTCCCAACTCTCCCAGAATACAACCCCGGATATACCACACCCTGTACAAATCGGGTTTGAGTGCCAGTGTTTGGTCATAAGCTGCGATCGCCTCGCTCAACCGTTGCAAGTAAAACAGTGTCAAACCCTGATTAAACCAATATTCATAAGCTTGAGGTTGTATTTGACTGGCCTGTTCATACAAAGCCAAGGCCGCTAACAAATCTCCAGCTTTAGCTTGCTGTAAACCTTCATAAAATAAACTTTCCGCTGGATTGGTAACAACTATTTGTGATGTTGATTGCTGAACAATTTGACTATCACGAATTACCAATTCTGCCGCTAATTGCTGGACAAGTTGGTTACTTTGCTCCAACCGCACTGTCAACTCATCTAAAGTAGATGCTAAATGCGGTTCTAAATTCACCAAAGAATAGTTCTGGGTTTTCTGCTTTGGAGATTCTGGCTCTGGAATTACTTCCTCAATATTCTGGGAAAATTCCTGAATTCTATACTCATAACTCTGATAGTCATTTTCTGTCTTAGTCTTAGCTCCATTCTCAACAATATCTTCAGCTAAAGACTCATGACTTAACTCTAGAGACTCACCAGTAAACAAATTCTCCACCATTGGGGATGGTAACTGATTAGTCACACTTGACCCATCTTCATATTCCCAAAGTTGTTCCCCAAATTGGCGGAGCAATTCTTGTCCAGGAGTATCTAACTCCTGGGCTGTCGGTATGGAAATTTCCCACTCCTGTGACTCTTGCTTGCTCTCATATTCCTGATTTAGGTTCCGTCGTAATAGCTGCATCCCAATATCATAGGACAGGTTACTAACCTCACCAATCCCTAACTCACCCAGTTTTACCATGCGCTTGCCTAACTGAAGATTCGGTGCGGGGGAAGCCAGTAATTTGTCACCAAATATCAACAGCCAATCTATCCAACGATCCACAGTAATTCGCGGTTCCATCCGCTGCAAATACTTCAACGCCCACTGTTGTCCTCGCGCTTGATGTACGCCTTCTAGTAGTTCGTTAAATAACAACTCTAGATCCGCGTTTGTGAGTTCTGGTGGTTGATCTGCCACCAGATTGCCTTGACTAGCCTGGGGATCACTAATCCTCAGACTACCAAAGGGGTACTGTAAAAATTTGTTAAGCCACTGCAAGAGCCACCTGAACATCTGCCATTTTATGGGATTTTCTTTCTTATACATTGTAGCTATCGTTGTGCCAAAAAAATTATTAATTACGGAATGGACTAGAAAACCTAATAGACCTACGTAAAAATATTGATAGCTACTTTGAACAAATCAGACTTATACTTATTGACATACCTCCTCATTCTAAAAGAGCGAGGATTCCTTAACACTTCAATGAGATGTGCCACCTAAGTAGTCTTATCTTCTCTCCATGTTCGTTTAGAGTCTCCTAATGCCATAAGGCTACTTTCTTTTATTGTACCAGAATCTTTAATAGAAGCCGTTCTAGAAGGACGGGGCTTTGATCCCATTATTTCCGGTCATGAAGAAATTTTATTAAAAGTTATTCTCAGTTCCCCAGTCCCAATTATACAGAAGATTCATTCGATTCATACTGACTAACTAATACTTCAATAATCTCTTCTGCGTTATTTGTTTCAATCCCTAGTTGTTGGGAGATTTGCTCGCACAGGTTCCCATCCTGCTGCAACATAATCAACAACTCATCTAGAGTAACAGTTTTGTATTCCCCCTCTGGTGAATTTTCTTCCGTATCGGTAGGTATTAGGGGATTATTCTCTACTGCATCGGGACCGTCATATTCCCAAACTGGTTCTCCTGGATTGCGTGTTAATACTTTCATGCCTATATCGTAGGACAGATTGCCAATTTCCCCAACCCCTAATTCACCAAGTTGGACTAATCTGGTTGCTAATTCATTATGGGGTTTAGAAGATGCTAATAATCTTTCACCAAAACGATTTAACCATTCTAACCATTGTTCTGTACTAACACGATGTTCAATGTTTTGTAACCATTTTTGCGCCCAAGCTTGTCCTTTGACTTGATGAACTCCTGCCAATAGTTCTGTGAACAGAAGTTCTAAATCTGTATCAGTTAGGAGTGGTAATAAGGGTTTGGGAATATCTTCTCGACCTGAACTGAGATTTTGTTTACCAGCAAACAAGCGCCGGAAAAATTTTTTAAGCCATTGAATTAGCCGCTTGAGCATCTGATACACCATTAATATTGCTTATTAAAATTTTAGCGGTGTCCGTGACTAGCTGCTATGTCTGATGAGAAATTGCCTTGAGTTGTTAGAATGATAAAACCCTAAATTTATCTGGGATATACGGATTTAAACCTGTCTCCATGTCTTACGAACCCCTGCACCATAAGTATCGGCCAAAGAGTTTTGCTGAACTGGTGGGTCAAGAGGCGATCGCTACTACCCTAACTAACGCCATTCTTTCAGCGAAAATCGCCCCTGCCTATTTGTTCACTGGCCCCAGAGGTACAGGAAAAACTTCTAGTGCGAGAATTCTCGCTAAATCTCTTAATTGTCTCCAAGGTAACCAACCAACTCCTTCACCCTGCGGCGTTTGTGAAATCTGTCAGGGCATTACTAAAGGCTATTCTACTGATGTAATTGAAATTGACGCTGCTAGTAATACAGGTGTTGATAATATCCGTGAACTGATTGAAAGGGCGCAGTTTGCCCCCATGCAGTGTCGTTATAAAGTTTATGTGATAGATGAATGTCTGACAGGAGATTCTTTGATTCTCACCGATGCTGGACTTATTCCCATTGATAACCCAAATATTCAAGGTCAGAGAGTTCTTAGTTACAATGAATCCTCTGAAAAATGGGAATTTAAGAAAGTTGTCCGTTGGTTAGACCAAGGAGAAAAGCAGACTTTAGTTATCAAAACTACTCACAGAGAAATTAAGTGTACAAGTAATCATTTAATCAGGACTGATGAGGGATG
The window above is part of the Dolichospermum sp. DET69 genome. Proteins encoded here:
- a CDS encoding cobalt-precorrin-6A reductase, with the translated sequence MLRILILGGIGDAVELAAKVANIPGIEAIASLAGRTREPANLVGNVRIGGFGGVVGLVSYLREMQIDLLIDATHPFANQISENAAAATQEVGIPRLMVIRPPWEKLKDDCWLEVENNIAAAAVLANQAQRVFLTIGRQEIATFAHLQEIWFLMRMIDPPNTDVLLPPGLILCDRGPFTLENEQEILLKYNIDTIVSKNSGGNATYPKIIAARKLGIKVVMVNRPRIPPGEQVPDVEGALQWLNNKQTM
- a CDS encoding CopG family transcriptional regulator encodes the protein MKTETVRTTLTIPRELLEATDKAVLEGKAKNRNDFVAQALRRELAMQKRSEIDAALAEMANDPDYHAEVLKLELEFATAQWEALQLGESPR
- a CDS encoding type II toxin-antitoxin system PemK/MazF family toxin, producing MKRGEVYDARLEMTEGSEQGGTRPVIIVSRDVINLSSPVVLAVPCTTYQDGKRVYPTQVLILSPDGGLKKDSIAMADQVRVLSKTRFLRLRGILSEVVMAHLEQALLIALDLPGC
- a CDS encoding tetratricopeptide repeat protein gives rise to the protein MFRWLLQWLNKFLQYPFGSLRISDPQASQGNLVADQPPELTNADLELLFNELLEGVHQARGQQWALKYLQRMEPRITVDRWIDWLLIFGDKLLASPAPNLQLGKRMVKLGELGIGEVSNLSYDIGMQLLRRNLNQEYESKQESQEWEISIPTAQELDTPGQELLRQFGEQLWEYEDGSSVTNQLPSPMVENLFTGESLELSHESLAEDIVENGAKTKTENDYQSYEYRIQEFSQNIEEVIPEPESPKQKTQNYSLVNLEPHLASTLDELTVRLEQSNQLVQQLAAELVIRDSQIVQQSTSQIVVTNPAESLFYEGLQQAKAGDLLAALALYEQASQIQPQAYEYWFNQGLTLFYLQRLSEAIAAYDQTLALKPDLYRVWYIRGCILGELGDFDTAIASFDQAIAIKPTYQEAWSSRGLALLKLGLIGEAISSYDQALNLESQDPETWYYRGIALAVVEQYAEAIASYDQALDLQPNYHEVWIDRGVVLFSLKQWSQAIESWDQALAIQPEFYLAWYNRGVSFENLGRREDAIACYQQAIAIKPDFHPAWYNQAVALFYLDRFAPAISCYDSALEIKLDYWEAWLGRGAAAGHLTPQQSSLIVFSSISASNSALNLGGYEGKLASYQEGLKHLRPDTHPEGWGRLHIAIGNTYYEQGKKETAPRDYWHHAMSEYQLAISTLTPEDFPELHLEILQLLTKVLVCLGETVAAQELQKWGIELLQQLLTQPTRADENKKQLVLKFAGLGQLAVDLAVNTGDLVEAWEMAEQGKNNCLKWLIPDLNYQLHTGNYSSIQQLLNPSTAIVYWHLSPAALHTFIIKDQSPSPILLFTPIQDIDAIPEEVRRLIEFEHWLADWQESATVSKLLHLQNILNISTIIQELEGVDTIILIPHRDLYKLPLHSVFNLSFASISSEDVANYNIIYMPSLAMGLSLQSQSFSNGHKHHSNQDYPLLKFDSEALFMNQLASEIVSETFAISKDCLGY